A region from the Enterobacter roggenkampii genome encodes:
- a CDS encoding DMT family transporter: MKQQAGIGILLALTTAMCWGALPIAMKQVLEVMEPPTVVFYRFLMASIGLGAILAVKGKLPPLRLFRKPRWLVLLAIATGGLFGNFILFSSSLQYLSPTASQVIGQLSPVGMMVASVFILKEKMRGTQIIGASMLLCGLVMFFNTSLIEIFTRLTDYTWGVIFGVGAATVWVSYGVAQKVLLRRLASQQILFLLYTLCTIALLPLAKPGVITQLSDWQLACLIFCGLNTLVGYGALAEAMARWQAAQVSALITLTPLFTLLFSDLLSMAWPDVFVRPMLNLLGYLGAFVVVAGAMYSAIGHRLWGRWRKNEAVVVVPRSGE; the protein is encoded by the coding sequence ATGAAGCAGCAGGCCGGCATAGGAATTCTTTTGGCGCTCACAACCGCAATGTGCTGGGGTGCGCTGCCAATTGCAATGAAGCAGGTACTGGAAGTGATGGAGCCGCCTACGGTGGTCTTTTATCGCTTTCTGATGGCAAGCATCGGCCTCGGGGCGATTCTGGCCGTCAAAGGTAAGCTTCCACCCTTGCGGCTCTTCCGTAAACCGCGCTGGCTGGTATTGCTGGCTATCGCGACGGGCGGTCTGTTCGGTAACTTCATCCTGTTCAGCTCTTCCCTGCAATATCTCAGCCCCACGGCGTCGCAGGTGATTGGTCAGCTTTCGCCGGTGGGCATGATGGTCGCCAGCGTCTTTATCCTCAAGGAGAAGATGCGCGGTACGCAGATTATCGGGGCGAGCATGCTGTTGTGCGGTCTGGTGATGTTCTTCAACACCAGTCTGATCGAGATTTTTACCCGCCTGACGGATTACACCTGGGGTGTCATTTTCGGTGTGGGGGCAGCAACGGTCTGGGTGAGCTATGGCGTCGCGCAAAAGGTGTTATTGCGTCGGCTTGCCTCACAGCAGATCCTCTTTTTGCTGTACACTTTGTGTACAATAGCATTGCTGCCATTAGCGAAGCCGGGCGTGATTACTCAGCTTAGCGACTGGCAACTGGCGTGCCTCATTTTTTGTGGGCTGAACACGCTGGTCGGTTATGGCGCGCTGGCCGAAGCGATGGCGCGCTGGCAGGCAGCACAGGTGAGCGCGTTGATCACGCTTACCCCGCTGTTTACGCTGTTATTTTCAGATTTGTTATCAATGGCCTGGCCCGATGTCTTCGTCAGACCGATGCTCAACCTGTTGGGTTATCTCGGTGCGTTTGTCGTGGTTGCGGGCGCGATGTATTCCGCCATTGGTCATCGTCTTTGGGGACGTTGGCGCAAAAATGAAGCGGTTGTAGTAGTCCCCCGCTCAGGCGAATGA
- the ispB gene encoding octaprenyl diphosphate synthase — protein MNLEKINELTAQDMAGVNAAILEQLNSDVQLINQLGYYIVSGGGKRIRPMIAILAARAVGYQGNAHITIAALIEFIHTATLLHDDVVDESDMRRGKATANAAFGNAASVLVGDFIYTRAFQMMTSLGSLKVLEVMSEAVNVIAEGEVLQLMNVNDPDITEENYMRVIYSKTARLFEAAAQCSGILAGCTEAQEKGLQDYGRYLGTAFQLIDDLLDYSADGETLGKNVGDDLNEGKPTLPLLHAMRNGTADQAKMIREAIEQGNGRHLLEPVLETMAICGSLEWTRQRAEEEADKAIEALQVIPDSPWREALIGLAHIAVQRDR, from the coding sequence ATGAATTTAGAAAAAATCAACGAGTTAACCGCGCAAGATATGGCGGGTGTGAATGCAGCAATCCTGGAGCAACTCAACTCTGACGTTCAGCTGATCAATCAGTTGGGCTATTACATTGTCAGCGGCGGCGGTAAACGCATTCGTCCGATGATTGCCATTCTGGCTGCCAGAGCCGTTGGCTATCAGGGAAATGCCCACATCACTATCGCCGCGCTCATCGAATTTATCCACACGGCGACGCTTCTGCACGACGATGTGGTGGATGAATCGGATATGCGTCGTGGCAAAGCCACGGCTAACGCCGCGTTCGGGAACGCAGCCAGCGTCCTGGTGGGGGACTTTATCTATACCCGCGCCTTCCAGATGATGACCAGCCTGGGTTCCCTGAAAGTGCTGGAAGTGATGTCCGAAGCCGTTAACGTCATCGCTGAAGGCGAAGTGCTGCAGCTGATGAACGTCAACGACCCGGACATCACCGAAGAAAACTACATGCGCGTCATCTACAGCAAAACCGCGCGCCTGTTTGAAGCGGCGGCCCAGTGTTCCGGCATTTTGGCGGGCTGTACCGAAGCGCAGGAAAAAGGCCTGCAGGACTATGGCCGCTATCTGGGCACAGCCTTCCAGCTGATTGACGATCTGCTGGATTACAGTGCGGACGGCGAGACGCTCGGCAAAAACGTTGGCGATGACCTGAACGAAGGCAAACCGACCCTGCCGCTGCTCCACGCCATGCGTAACGGAACGGCCGACCAGGCGAAGATGATCCGTGAAGCGATTGAGCAGGGAAATGGCCGCCATCTTCTGGAACCTGTACTGGAAACCATGGCAATCTGCGGATCGCTGGAATGGACGCGTCAGCGTGCAGAAGAAGAAGCCGACAAGGCCATCGAGGCCCTTCAGGTCATTCCAGACAGCCCATGGCGCGAGGCACTGATTGGCCTTGCCCACATCGCCGTTCAGCGCGACCGTTAA
- the pmrA gene encoding two-component system response regulator PmrA, translating into MKLLIVEDDLLLQEGLALGLANEGYALDCAGTAAEADALIQSGEYSLVILDLGLPDKDGATLLSQWRRRGINNPVLILTARDAIEDRITGLDAGADDYLVKPFALAELQARVRALIRRYQGHSDNLLTDGDITLNLQTQQVLQQDQAVEVTPKEFALLTRLIMRSGQTVHRETLQQDIYSWQDDPGSNTLEVHIHNLRRKLGKDRIKTVRGVGYRLESQK; encoded by the coding sequence ATGAAACTACTTATAGTTGAAGACGATCTGTTATTGCAGGAAGGGCTGGCGCTGGGGCTGGCCAATGAAGGGTATGCTCTCGACTGTGCAGGCACCGCAGCAGAGGCGGATGCCCTGATCCAGAGCGGCGAATACAGCCTGGTGATCCTCGATTTGGGCTTGCCCGATAAAGACGGCGCCACGCTGCTCAGCCAGTGGCGACGTCGCGGCATCAACAATCCCGTCCTGATCCTGACGGCACGTGATGCCATTGAAGATCGTATCACCGGCCTCGATGCAGGCGCAGATGATTATCTGGTGAAGCCTTTCGCGCTCGCGGAGCTGCAGGCACGGGTGCGAGCGTTGATTCGCCGTTATCAGGGCCATAGTGATAACTTACTGACCGACGGCGACATTACGCTGAATTTGCAAACCCAGCAGGTGCTGCAACAGGATCAGGCCGTAGAGGTCACACCAAAAGAGTTCGCCTTGCTTACGCGTCTGATCATGCGCAGCGGGCAAACGGTACACAGAGAAACGCTCCAGCAGGATATCTACTCCTGGCAGGACGATCCCGGGTCAAATACCCTTGAGGTCCACATCCATAATCTGCGGCGTAAGCTCGGTAAAGACAGGATCAAAACCGTTCGCGGCGTCGGCTATCGTCTGGAGAGCCAGAAATGA
- the cgtA gene encoding Obg family GTPase CgtA encodes MKFVDEATILVVAGDGGNGCVSFRREKYIPRGGPDGGDGGDGGDVWLEADENLNTLIDYRFEKSFRAERGQNGQSRDCTGKRGKDVTIKVPVGTRVIDQGTGETMGDMTKHGQRLMVAKGGWHGLGNSRFKSSVNRTPRQKTMGTPGDKRDLQLELMLLADVGMLGMPNAGKSTFIRAVSAAKPKVADYPFTTLVPSLGVVRMDNEKSFVVADIPGLIEGAAEGAGLGIRFLKHLERCRVLLHLIDIDPIDGSDPVENARIIVGELEKYSEKLANKPRWLVFNKIDLMDKAEAEAKAKAIAEAMGWEDKYYLISAASQVGVKDLCWDVMTFIIENPIVQAEEVKQPEKVEFMWDDYHRQQLEELEAEEDDEDWDDDWDEDDEEGVEFIYKH; translated from the coding sequence ATGAAGTTTGTTGATGAAGCGACGATCCTGGTCGTGGCTGGTGATGGCGGCAACGGTTGCGTGAGCTTCCGCCGTGAAAAGTATATCCCTCGTGGCGGTCCTGATGGCGGCGACGGTGGGGATGGTGGTGACGTGTGGCTGGAGGCGGATGAGAACCTCAACACGCTGATCGACTACCGTTTCGAAAAATCCTTCCGCGCTGAACGTGGCCAGAACGGCCAGAGCCGTGACTGTACCGGGAAACGCGGTAAAGACGTCACCATTAAAGTTCCGGTCGGTACGCGTGTGATTGACCAGGGGACGGGTGAAACCATGGGCGACATGACCAAACACGGTCAGCGCCTGATGGTGGCGAAAGGCGGCTGGCACGGTCTGGGTAACAGCCGTTTCAAATCTTCCGTTAACCGTACGCCGCGTCAGAAAACGATGGGTACGCCGGGCGATAAGCGCGACCTGCAGCTGGAACTGATGCTTCTGGCTGACGTGGGCATGCTGGGTATGCCAAACGCAGGTAAATCGACGTTTATTCGCGCGGTTTCTGCGGCGAAGCCAAAAGTGGCTGACTATCCGTTTACCACGCTGGTACCAAGCCTGGGCGTTGTCCGTATGGATAACGAGAAGAGCTTCGTGGTCGCCGATATTCCGGGCCTGATTGAAGGCGCCGCGGAAGGGGCGGGTCTGGGTATTCGCTTCCTGAAACACCTTGAACGCTGCCGCGTGCTGCTGCACCTCATTGATATCGATCCTATCGACGGTTCCGATCCGGTTGAAAACGCCCGCATCATCGTTGGCGAGCTGGAGAAATACAGCGAGAAACTGGCGAACAAACCACGCTGGCTGGTCTTCAACAAGATCGACCTGATGGACAAAGCCGAAGCAGAAGCAAAAGCGAAAGCCATTGCTGAAGCGATGGGTTGGGAAGATAAATACTACCTGATCTCTGCGGCAAGCCAGGTTGGCGTGAAAGATCTGTGCTGGGATGTGATGACCTTCATCATTGAGAACCCAATTGTTCAGGCGGAAGAAGTCAAACAGCCTGAAAAAGTCGAATTCATGTGGGATGACTACCACCGCCAGCAGCTCGAAGAGCTGGAAGCGGAAGAAGACGATGAAGACTGGGATGATGACTGGGATGAAGACGACGAAGAAGGCGTCGAGTTCATCTACAAGCACTAA
- the pmrB gene encoding two-component system sensor histidine kinase PmrB: MNSMRRRLMVLLAVILLFFQLISVIWLWHESREQIGFLVNETLSAKARNNHVEKEIREAIASLLVPSLVMVGFTLLFSFWAVTWITRPLNKLRASLANRSADNLTPLPMFSDMEEIGAVTTSLNQLLARLDSTIKQERLFTADAAHELRTPLAGIRLHLELMSQSGAPQAATLISRIDQLMHTVEQLLMLARAGQAMASGHYETVNWTENIIEPLGLGHETKEHTVIWPAKSALTVQGDAVLLRLMLRNLLENAGRYSPSGTTITVTLTEVEGGTQISVIDQGPGIDEAHRQSITEPFRRLDQRYGGSGLGLSIVQRILQLHHGRLTLENGAEGGLIASCWLPATLE, encoded by the coding sequence ATGAACAGCATGCGTCGGCGTCTGATGGTACTGCTGGCGGTCATTCTCCTGTTTTTTCAGCTGATAAGCGTCATCTGGCTATGGCATGAAAGCCGTGAACAGATTGGTTTTCTGGTCAACGAAACGCTGTCAGCGAAAGCGCGCAATAATCACGTTGAGAAAGAGATACGCGAAGCGATTGCCTCGCTGCTGGTCCCTTCCCTGGTGATGGTTGGCTTTACCCTGCTCTTCTCTTTCTGGGCGGTCACCTGGATAACCCGGCCGCTGAATAAACTCCGCGCCAGCCTCGCTAACCGTTCAGCCGATAACTTAACACCGCTTCCCATGTTTTCCGACATGGAAGAAATTGGCGCGGTGACGACCTCTCTGAACCAGCTGCTGGCCCGGCTGGATAGCACCATTAAGCAGGAACGTCTCTTCACTGCAGACGCCGCTCATGAGCTGAGAACGCCTCTTGCTGGCATCCGGCTCCATCTGGAGCTAATGTCGCAGTCAGGTGCGCCTCAGGCCGCAACGCTGATTAGCCGTATCGATCAGCTCATGCATACCGTCGAACAGCTGCTGATGCTGGCCCGGGCCGGACAGGCCATGGCGAGCGGACACTACGAAACCGTGAACTGGACGGAAAATATCATTGAACCTCTCGGCCTGGGGCATGAAACCAAAGAGCATACGGTGATTTGGCCGGCTAAAAGCGCGCTCACGGTTCAGGGAGACGCCGTTCTCCTGCGCCTCATGCTGCGCAACCTGCTGGAGAATGCCGGGCGCTACAGCCCGTCAGGGACAACGATTACAGTGACATTAACCGAGGTCGAGGGCGGGACGCAGATTAGCGTTATCGATCAGGGTCCTGGAATTGATGAAGCGCACCGACAGTCAATTACCGAGCCATTCCGCCGTCTTGACCAGCGCTACGGAGGCAGTGGGCTGGGCCTGAGCATCGTGCAGCGCATCCTCCAGCTCCACCACGGCAGGCTAACGCTTGAGAATGGCGCTGAAGGTGGCTTAATCGCCAGCTGCTGGCTGCCCGCAACGCTGGAATAA
- the mlaB gene encoding lipid asymmetry maintenance protein MlaB, with product MSQQLSWSREGETLKLSGELDQDLLNPLWDKRHEAMQGVTLIDLTDVTRVDTAGVALLAHLVAVGKKQGTSVTLRGASDNVVTLAQLYNLPQDVLPR from the coding sequence ATGTCACAGCAACTCAGCTGGTCGCGTGAAGGCGAGACATTAAAGCTGTCCGGTGAGCTGGATCAGGATCTGCTGAACCCCTTATGGGATAAACGCCATGAGGCCATGCAGGGCGTGACGCTTATTGACTTAACCGACGTCACGCGGGTGGATACGGCAGGCGTTGCGCTGCTTGCCCATCTGGTTGCGGTAGGGAAAAAGCAGGGGACGAGCGTCACGCTTCGCGGCGCGAGCGACAATGTCGTGACCCTTGCGCAGCTCTACAATCTGCCTCAGGACGTACTGCCTCGTTAA
- the rpmA gene encoding 50S ribosomal protein L27 has protein sequence MAHKKAGGSTRNGRDSEAKRLGVKRFGGESVLAGSIIVRQRGTKFHAGNNVGCGRDHTLFAKADGKVKFEVKGPNNRKYISIVAE, from the coding sequence ATGGCACATAAAAAGGCTGGCGGCTCCACACGTAACGGTCGCGATTCAGAAGCTAAACGCCTGGGCGTTAAGCGTTTCGGTGGCGAATCCGTTCTGGCGGGTAGCATCATCGTTCGTCAACGTGGTACCAAATTCCACGCTGGCAACAACGTAGGTTGCGGTCGTGACCACACTCTGTTTGCTAAAGCAGACGGTAAAGTGAAATTTGAAGTTAAAGGCCCGAACAACCGTAAATACATCAGCATCGTTGCTGAGTAA
- the ibaG gene encoding BolA family iron metabolism protein IbaG, with the protein MENHEIQTVLMNALSLQEAHVTGDGSHFQVIAVGEMFDGMSRVKKQQAVYAPLMEYIADNRIHALSIKAFTPQEWARDRKLNGF; encoded by the coding sequence ATGGAAAATCATGAAATCCAGACAGTGCTGATGAATGCACTCTCCCTTCAGGAAGCCCACGTCACAGGCGATGGCAGTCACTTCCAGGTTATTGCTGTGGGTGAGATGTTCGACGGTATGAGCCGTGTGAAGAAACAGCAGGCTGTGTACGCGCCGCTGATGGAATATATTGCGGATAACCGCATCCACGCCCTGTCGATTAAAGCGTTCACCCCGCAAGAGTGGGCACGCGATCGCAAACTAAACGGTTTTTGA
- the murA gene encoding UDP-N-acetylglucosamine 1-carboxyvinyltransferase, giving the protein MDKFRVQGPTRLQGEVTISGAKNAALPILFAALLAEEPVEIQNVPKLKDIDTTMKLLTQLGTKVERNGSVWIDASKVNNFSAPYDLVKTMRASIWALGPLVARFGQGQVSLPGGCAIGARPVDLHIFGLEKLGAEIKLEEGYVKASVNGRLKGAHIVMDKVSVGATVTIMSAATLAEGTTIIENAAREPEIVDTANFLVALGAKISGQGTDRITIEGVERLGGGVYRVLPDRIETGTFLIAAAISGGKIVCRNAQPDTLDAVLAKLRDAGADIEIGEDWISLDMHGQRPKAVNVRTAPHPAFPTDMQAQFTLLNLVAEGTGFITETIFENRFMHVPELIRMGARAEIESNTVICHGVEKLSGAQVMATDLRASASLVLAGCIAEGTTIVDRIYHIDRGYERIEDKLRALGANIERVKGE; this is encoded by the coding sequence ATGGATAAATTTCGTGTACAGGGGCCAACGCGTCTCCAGGGCGAAGTCACAATTTCTGGCGCGAAAAACGCCGCGCTGCCCATCCTCTTTGCTGCACTGCTCGCGGAAGAGCCGGTAGAGATTCAGAACGTACCGAAGCTGAAAGATATCGACACCACCATGAAGCTGCTCACCCAGTTGGGCACGAAAGTCGAGCGTAACGGTTCCGTCTGGATCGACGCCAGCAAGGTGAATAACTTCTCTGCCCCTTACGATCTGGTGAAAACCATGCGTGCTTCCATCTGGGCGCTTGGCCCGCTGGTGGCGCGTTTCGGTCAGGGTCAGGTTTCGCTGCCGGGCGGTTGCGCTATCGGTGCGCGTCCGGTTGACCTGCACATCTTTGGCCTGGAAAAACTGGGCGCAGAGATCAAGCTGGAAGAAGGCTACGTTAAAGCGTCCGTCAATGGTCGTCTGAAAGGCGCGCACATTGTTATGGACAAAGTGAGCGTGGGTGCAACGGTGACCATTATGTCTGCGGCAACGCTGGCAGAAGGGACCACGATCATCGAAAACGCCGCGCGTGAACCGGAGATTGTGGATACTGCCAACTTCCTCGTGGCGCTGGGTGCGAAGATCTCCGGTCAGGGTACCGACCGCATCACCATCGAAGGCGTTGAGCGTCTGGGCGGGGGTGTCTATCGCGTACTGCCGGACCGTATCGAAACCGGTACCTTCCTGATCGCTGCTGCGATCTCTGGCGGGAAAATTGTTTGTCGTAACGCGCAGCCAGATACCCTGGATGCAGTGCTGGCGAAACTGCGCGATGCGGGTGCGGATATCGAAATCGGTGAAGACTGGATCAGCCTTGATATGCATGGACAGCGTCCAAAAGCGGTCAATGTGCGTACGGCACCGCATCCGGCGTTCCCAACTGACATGCAGGCACAGTTCACCTTGTTGAACCTGGTCGCCGAAGGGACCGGCTTTATCACGGAAACCATTTTCGAGAACCGCTTTATGCACGTACCGGAGCTGATCCGTATGGGGGCACGTGCCGAGATCGAAAGTAATACCGTGATTTGCCACGGCGTTGAGAAACTGTCCGGTGCTCAGGTGATGGCAACCGATCTGCGTGCGTCTGCCAGCCTGGTGTTGGCGGGTTGTATCGCGGAAGGCACAACGATCGTGGATCGTATTTATCACATCGATCGTGGCTATGAGCGTATCGAAGATAAACTGCGCGCGCTGGGTGCCAATATCGAGCGTGTGAAGGGCGAGTAA
- the sfsB gene encoding DNA-binding transcriptional regulator SfsB — MDTKFIDWHTADIIAALRKKGTSLAAESRRHGLSSSTLANALTRPWPKGELIIATALDTHPWVIWPSRYHDPVTHEFIDRSRMIRQRKVKKESQE, encoded by the coding sequence ATGGATACGAAATTTATCGACTGGCACACGGCTGATATTATTGCCGCACTGCGCAAAAAAGGCACTTCACTGGCAGCAGAGTCCCGCCGCCATGGACTGAGTTCTTCAACTCTGGCAAACGCCCTCACCCGCCCCTGGCCAAAAGGAGAATTAATTATCGCAACGGCGCTGGACACGCATCCGTGGGTGATTTGGCCTTCGCGCTACCACGATCCTGTCACCCATGAATTTATCGACAGATCGCGCATGATTCGCCAGAGAAAAGTAAAAAAAGAATCGCAGGAATAA
- the mlaC gene encoding phospholipid-binding protein MlaC, with product MFKRLLMVAMLVISPLTAVHAADQSNPYKLMDEAAKKTFDRLKNEQPKIRANPDYLRDVVDQELLPYVQIKYAGALVLGRYYKDATPAQRDAYFAAFREYLKQAYGQALAMYHGQTYQIAPEQPLGDATIVPIRVTINDPNGRPPVRLDFQWRKNSQTGHWQAYDMIAEGVSMITTKQNEWSDLLRTKGIDGLTAQLQSIARQKISLDEKK from the coding sequence ATGTTTAAACGACTGTTAATGGTTGCCATGCTGGTTATTTCCCCTCTCACCGCGGTGCACGCGGCGGATCAGAGTAACCCGTACAAACTGATGGACGAAGCCGCGAAGAAAACCTTCGATCGTCTTAAAAACGAGCAGCCTAAGATTCGTGCTAATCCTGATTACCTGCGTGACGTGGTTGACCAGGAGCTGCTGCCGTACGTGCAGATCAAATATGCGGGAGCACTGGTGCTGGGCCGCTATTACAAAGACGCAACCCCGGCGCAGCGTGATGCCTATTTTGCCGCTTTCCGTGAATACCTGAAGCAGGCGTATGGTCAGGCGCTGGCGATGTACCACGGTCAGACCTATCAGATCGCCCCGGAGCAGCCGCTGGGTGATGCGACCATCGTCCCTATTCGCGTAACGATCAACGATCCTAACGGTCGTCCGCCGGTGCGTCTGGATTTCCAGTGGCGTAAAAACAGCCAGACCGGCCACTGGCAGGCGTATGACATGATCGCCGAAGGCGTAAGCATGATCACTACCAAACAGAACGAGTGGAGCGACCTGCTGCGCACCAAGGGGATTGATGGCCTGACCGCGCAGCTGCAGTCCATCGCTCGTCAGAAAATTAGTCTGGACGAGAAGAAGTAA
- the mlaD gene encoding outer membrane lipid asymmetry maintenance protein MlaD, whose protein sequence is MQTRKNEIWVGVFLLLALLAALFICLRAADITSVRTEPTYRIYATFDNIGGLKARSPVRIGGVVIGRVSDITLDEKTYLPRVAMDIEERYNHIPDTSSLSIRTSGLLGEQYLALNVGFEDPELGTTILKDGSVIQDTKSAMVLEDMIGQFLYNSKGDDKKSDNAPAQSEDHTNAAPTPGAAN, encoded by the coding sequence ATGCAAACGAGAAAAAATGAAATTTGGGTCGGCGTATTCCTGCTGCTGGCGCTGCTGGCCGCGCTGTTTATCTGCCTGAGAGCGGCGGATATTACGTCTGTGCGCACCGAGCCGACGTATCGCATCTATGCCACCTTCGATAACATCGGCGGGCTGAAGGCGCGTTCACCGGTCCGTATTGGCGGCGTGGTGATCGGACGCGTATCTGACATTACGCTGGATGAGAAGACCTATCTGCCACGTGTCGCGATGGATATCGAAGAGCGTTACAACCACATTCCGGACACCAGCTCCCTTTCTATCCGGACTTCCGGTCTGCTGGGCGAACAATATCTGGCGCTTAACGTCGGTTTTGAAGACCCCGAGCTGGGAACGACTATCCTTAAGGACGGGAGCGTGATCCAGGACACCAAGTCCGCCATGGTGCTGGAAGATATGATTGGTCAGTTCCTTTACAACAGTAAAGGGGATGATAAAAAGTCTGACAATGCCCCTGCGCAGAGTGAAGACCATACCAATGCTGCGCCGACCCCAGGTGCTGCGAATTAA
- the dacB gene encoding serine-type D-Ala-D-Ala carboxypeptidase: MRFSSFIIGLTTSITFTAQAANVDEYINQLPAGANLALMVQKVGAQAPEIDYHSQQMALPASTQKVITALAALLQLGPDFRFTTTLETKGNVEGGELKGDLIARFGGDPTFKRQDIRNMVAALKKTGVQKIDGNVLIDTSIFASHDKAPGWPWNDMTQCFSAPPAAAIVDRNCFSVSLYSAPKPDDLAFIRIASYYPVTMFSQVRTLAKGSPDAQYCELDVVPGDLNRFTLTGCLTQRADPLPLAFAIQDGASYAGAILKDELKQAGITYSGTLLRQTQVNQPGTVIASKQSAPLHDLLRIMLKKSDNMIADTVFRMIGHARFGVPGTWRAGSDAVRQILRQQAGIDLGNTIAVDGSGLSRHNLISPATMMQVLQYIAQHDTELNFISMLPLAGHDGSLQYRAGLHAAGVDGKVSAKTGSLQGVYNLAGFITTASGQRMAFVQYLSGYAVEPTDQRNRRIPLVRFESRLYKDIYQNN, from the coding sequence ATGCGATTTTCCAGTTTTATCATCGGATTGACTACCAGTATAACGTTCACCGCCCAGGCCGCGAATGTTGATGAGTACATTAATCAGCTTCCCGCAGGCGCGAACCTCGCCCTGATGGTGCAGAAGGTTGGCGCACAGGCTCCCGAGATTGACTATCACAGTCAACAGATGGCGCTGCCTGCCAGTACCCAAAAGGTGATCACCGCCCTCGCCGCTCTGCTCCAGCTCGGGCCTGACTTCCGTTTTACGACCACCCTTGAAACCAAAGGTAACGTCGAGGGTGGCGAACTGAAAGGCGATCTTATCGCCCGTTTTGGCGGCGATCCAACCTTTAAACGCCAGGATATCCGCAATATGGTTGCGGCGCTGAAAAAAACCGGCGTGCAGAAAATTGATGGCAATGTGCTGATCGACACGTCCATCTTTGCCAGCCACGACAAAGCCCCTGGCTGGCCGTGGAACGACATGACGCAGTGCTTTAGCGCCCCGCCCGCCGCCGCGATTGTTGACCGTAACTGCTTCTCGGTTTCGCTTTACAGTGCGCCAAAGCCGGATGATTTAGCGTTTATCCGCATCGCGTCCTACTACCCGGTCACCATGTTTAGCCAGGTTCGCACGCTGGCCAAGGGTTCCCCCGATGCCCAGTATTGCGAACTGGATGTGGTGCCAGGCGACCTTAACCGCTTCACGCTCACCGGCTGCCTGACGCAGCGCGCCGATCCGCTGCCGCTGGCCTTTGCAATACAGGATGGCGCAAGCTATGCAGGCGCCATCCTGAAAGATGAGCTGAAACAAGCGGGAATAACCTATTCCGGCACCCTGCTTCGTCAGACGCAGGTCAACCAGCCCGGCACGGTCATCGCCAGCAAACAGTCTGCGCCGCTGCACGATTTACTGCGAATTATGCTGAAAAAGTCGGACAACATGATTGCCGATACGGTGTTCCGCATGATTGGCCACGCCCGTTTCGGCGTGCCGGGAACCTGGCGCGCGGGCTCAGACGCGGTGCGTCAGATTCTGCGCCAGCAGGCGGGGATCGACCTGGGTAATACCATCGCCGTCGATGGCTCCGGACTATCGCGCCATAATTTGATCTCTCCGGCCACGATGATGCAGGTGCTTCAGTACATTGCACAGCATGACACTGAGCTAAACTTTATTTCAATGCTGCCGCTGGCCGGACATGACGGTTCACTGCAGTACCGTGCGGGGCTTCACGCTGCCGGCGTGGATGGCAAAGTCTCCGCGAAAACAGGCTCACTGCAGGGGGTTTACAACCTTGCAGGCTTCATCACTACCGCCAGCGGACAGCGCATGGCATTCGTGCAGTATCTTTCCGGCTATGCCGTCGAACCGACCGATCAGCGCAATCGTCGTATTCCGCTGGTTCGCTTCGAAAGCAGGCTTTATAAGGACATCTACCAGAATAACTAG
- the rplU gene encoding 50S ribosomal protein L21 yields the protein MYAVFQSGGKQHRVSEGQTVRLEKLDIATGESVEFAEVLMIANGEEVKIGVPFVDGGVIKAEVVAHGRGEKVKIVKFRRRKHYRKQQGHRQWFTDVKITGISA from the coding sequence ATGTACGCGGTTTTCCAAAGTGGTGGTAAACAACACCGAGTAAGCGAAGGTCAGACCGTTCGCCTGGAAAAGCTGGACATCGCAACTGGCGAATCTGTTGAGTTCGCAGAAGTTCTGATGATCGCAAACGGTGAAGAAGTCAAAATCGGCGTTCCTTTCGTTGATGGCGGCGTTATCAAAGCTGAAGTTGTTGCACACGGTCGTGGCGAGAAAGTTAAAATCGTTAAGTTTCGTCGTCGTAAGCACTACCGTAAGCAGCAGGGCCACCGTCAGTGGTTCACTGATGTGAAAATTACTGGCATCAGCGCCTAA